The following DNA comes from Candidatus Eisenbacteria bacterium.
GGGCGCGTGCTCCCGCGCGGACCTACAGCGCGTACGTCGTCTCCAAGTATCGCACGATGTCCGCCGACTCGTACATCGCGACGCTGGTGTTCGGGTCGACCAGGTAGGGCACCTGCATCTTGCCGGCGCGGCGCACGAACGTGTCGCGCTTGGCGCTGCCCTTGGCGACGTTGTGGAGCAGGTAGGGCAGCTCCAGCGTCGTGAGCGCCTCGCGCGCGATGCGGCAGAAGGGCGACGCCTCGAAGCTCCACAGCTCGAGCGGCACCCTGGGCTCGCGCGCGCGGCGGTAGCTGACGCCGGCGCCGAGGCGTGCGGCCGATGCGAGCATGCTCATGGCGTCGGTCGCGGGGCCGAGGGCCAGCGACCACGGCACGCTGCCGTCGCCGTAGGTCTGGACCAGGTAGCGGACGATGTCGCTCGACTCGTACATCTCGGTGCCCGAGTTCGGGTCGACGAGATACGGGAACATGGCTTTCCCGCCGCGCCGGACGACCACGGGACGAAAGCGCGGGCCGTTCTTCGGACACGGGTACACCATCGCGTCGAGGTCGAGGATCGAGAGGGCCTCGCGCACCTTGCGGCAGAAGGGGCAGCCTTCGAAGTCGTAGAGCTCGAGGGTGCGCACGGGGCGAGCGCCGAGCGTGCCCACCTCCATCCCCGCGCCGAGGCGCACGACGGAGGCGGTGAA
Coding sequences within:
- a CDS encoding glutathione S-transferase N-terminal domain-containing protein, producing MIRPLDVATSFTASVVRLGAGMEVGTLGARPVRTLELYDFEGCPFCRKVREALSILDLDAMVYPCPKNGPRFRPVVVRRGGKAMFPYLVDPNSGTEMYESSDIVRYLVQTYGDGSVPWSLALGPATDAMSMLASAARLGAGVSYRRAREPRVPLELWSFEASPFCRIAREALTTLELPYLLHNVAKGSAKRDTFVRRAGKMQVPYLVDPNTSVAMYESADIVRYLETTYAL